The following coding sequences lie in one Ostrea edulis chromosome 8, xbOstEdul1.1, whole genome shotgun sequence genomic window:
- the LOC125661072 gene encoding E3 ubiquitin-protein ligase TRIM36-like, producing MHHRRCAQTVLLCDICETAPLQSYCEVCGVSLCVNCVGKHLSDLSKKHNVVPFLQRESTPNYRYPKCPKHAEKHCELHCDTCNIPVCSTCVSSDKHKGHKLSDILEKLSSKTQKLQNDLDELETRIHPRYEEMASDIQTKKAELEMKYGKLITAAEQEGEILHREITTIVNQRKSAIQEMKNKHLFTLNKNTDEITQKISELKQIISDLKSILKSKNIALTSTYKSRNSEFRTLPPKVRVTLPSFTPQKINTDQLCKMLGSLSPLSIDTEHGDTMNSAEAVSSPPVKPLLDEPRLTATIDTGYEKLYSVSCLRNEEVWTRGYSKIMKFINLQGKLRTSIKTKSGNQPRDITVTRDGDLVYTDRNTINLVKNKNIRTVITLQGWVPLHICSAASDDLLVTMHSDDYKQYKVVRYSGSTEKQTIQFDYQGRPLFSSDNNYKYISENRNLDICVADRSASAVVVVNRLGKLRFRYTGHPSNTKPSFYPAGITTDSQSHILISDSDHHRIHILDQNGQFLRYIQCDLHAPWGLCVDIRDNLFVAECYTAKVKKIQYL from the coding sequence ATGCATCATCGGCGCTGTGCTCAAACAGTCCTACTGTGTGACATCTGTGAAACTGCCCCCCTACAGAGTTATTGTGAAGTATGTGGTGTAAGTCTCTGTGTTAATTGTGTAGGAAAACATCTTTCAGATCTCTCTAAAAAACACAATGTCGTGCCCTTCCTACAAAGAGAGTCTACTCCTAACTACCGGTATCCGAAATGTCCGAAACACGCCGAAAAACACTGCGAGCTTCACTGCGACACCTGCAacattcctgtctgttctacctgcgtcTCCTCCGATAAACACAAAGGTCACAAGTTATCAGATATTCTTGAAAAACTCAGCTCCAAAACACAAAAATTACAAAACGATCTGGACGAATTAGAGACCCGAATTCATCCtcgatatgaagaaatggcgtcTGATATTCAAACTAAAAAAGCCGAGTTAGAAATGAAATACGGGAAACTGATAACAGCTGCCGAACAAGAAGGTGAAATCTTACACCGGGAGATCACCACCATTGTCAACCAGCGGAAATCTGCCATCcaggagatgaaaaacaaacacctatttaccctgaataaaaatacagatgaaatcacacagaaaatttCTGAACTCAAACAGATAATatccgacttgaaatcaataCTAAAATCAAAGAACATCgccttaacctctacttacaaatctaggaattccgaatttagaacattaccgcctaaagtccgagttACATTACCGAGTTTTactcctcagaaaataaacacagaCCAGCTCTGCAAAATGCttggttctctgtcgccattatccattgACACAGAACATGGCGATACGATGAattcagcagaagctgtatcgtctcctccagtcaaaccattgCTTGATGAACCGCGCCTTACCGCTACTATAGACACTGGGTATGAAAAACTATACAGTGTTAGTTGTCTCAGAAATGAAGAAGTCTGGACACGCGGGTATAGTAAAATCATGAAGTTCATCAATCTTCAGGGTAAACTACGGACATCAATAAAAACCAAGTCAGGAAACCAACCACGGGACATaacagtgacacgggacggagatcttgtgtATACTGACCGTAACACTATAAACCTAGTCAAGAATAAAAATATAaggaccgtgatcacactacaggggtgggtACCTCTCCATATTTGCAGTGCCGCGTCTgatgatctcctggttaccatgcaCAGTGATgattacaaacaatacaaagttgtgcgttactccggctccacagagaaacaaaccattcagtttgattatcagggtcgtcctctgtTTTCATCTGATAATAACTATAAATACATTAGTGAaaacaggaacctggatattTGTGTGGCTGACCGGTCAGCTAGTGcggtagtggtggtcaatcggTTAGGAAAACTcagatttagatacactggtcatccctctaataccaagcCATCCTTTTATCCAGCCGgtatcactacagacagccagagccACATCCTGATATCAGACAGTGATcatcaccgtatccacatctTAGATCAgaacggacagttcctccgttacattcaatGTGATTTACACGCTCCatggggtttatgtgtggacatcagagacaacctctttgtggctgagtgtTACAcagctaaagtgaagaaaatccaatatctataa